In Aegilops tauschii subsp. strangulata cultivar AL8/78 chromosome 3, Aet v6.0, whole genome shotgun sequence, one genomic interval encodes:
- the LOC109754007 gene encoding LOW QUALITY PROTEIN: uncharacterized protein (The sequence of the model RefSeq protein was modified relative to this genomic sequence to represent the inferred CDS: deleted 1 base in 1 codon), whose product MLEAQPPPPPRAMMLADLNVDPPESDGEDHPPTPKPNPAIAAAAPVVAVDSSTRSCNDEGSLAKSMTTTKEPDTVECEDVEQHCPGASVSREEKVSNLKAALVNVARKMPKNAHAHFMLGLMYQRLGQPQKAIIAYDKSSEILLQDEQEVRRPDLLSSVRIHHAQCILQASMGDSFDEELDASELSEILVKLKSSVELDPRQAAVWNILGLVLLRGGQLQSAISVFSTLTTVAPDYLDSLANLGVAYIQSGDLELATKCFQELVLKDQSHPAALVNYGALLLCKYGSLAAGASGTVNAGSYLHQKEALVAAKECLLAAVRSDPKAASIWVNLANAYHMAGEHRNSKRCLEQAAKFEPNHMPARYAIAVHRIRDAVRSQCSDDQLIWAANEMATVLKEGDTSVVDLPVAWAGLAMAHRAQHEIAAAYDGEQAILNEAEERALYTLKQAIQEDPDDAVQWHQLGLYNMCTTQFSRSVNFLKAAIARSPECCYAWSNLGIALQLSNDPSSETVYKRALVLSSSQQSYAILSNIGILYRQHRLYELARKMLSRSLEICPGYAPANNNLGLVFVAEGRWEDAVSCFEKAVKSDDLLDAAKSNLAKALALAKKQ is encoded by the exons ATGCTGGAGGCCCAGCCTCCGCCGCCCCCGAGGGCGATGATGCTCGCCGACCTCAACGTCGACCCGCCGGAGAGCGACGGCGAGGATCACCCACCAACCCCCAAGCCCAAccccgccatcgccgccgctgcTCCGGTGGTCGCCGTCGATTCCTCCACTAG GAGTTGCAACGATGAGGGTAGTTTGGCAAAAAGCATGACCACGACGAAGGAGCCTGATACTGTTGAATGCGAAG ATGTCGAGCAACATTGTCCAGGGGCTTCCGTTTCACGCGAGGAGAAAGTTAGCAACTTGAAAGCT GCTCTGGTAAATGTTGCCCGGAAGATGCCTAAGAATGCTCATGCCCATTTTATGTTGGGTTTGATGTACCAAAGGCTTGGTCAGCCACAGAAG GCAATAATAGCATATGATAAGTCGTCTGAAATATTGCTACAAGATGAACAAGAAGTGCGGAGGCCTGATTTACTCTCGTCAGTGAGGATTCACCATGCTCAG TGTATTTTGCAAGCAAGCATGGGTGATAGTTTTGACGAAGAACTTGATGCTAGTGAATTGAGTGAAATCCTTGTTAAGCTGAAGAGTTCAGTTGAATTGGACCCCAGGCAGGCCGCTGTTTGG AACATTCTCGGTTTAGTTCTTCTTCGGGGTGGTCAACTGCAG AGTGCTATCTCAGTTTTTTCTACTCTCACGACTGTTGCTCCAGATTACCTGGACTCGCTTGCCAATCTTGGTGTTGCATATATTCAAAG TGGGGATCTAGAACTGGCAACAAAATGCTTTCAAGAGCTTGTTCTGAAAGATCAAAGTCACCCAGCTGCTCTGGTGAACTACGGTGCTCTCCTTCTATGTAAATATGGGTCTTTGGCCGCAG GGGCGAGTGGTACTGTCAATGCTGGGTCTTATCTGCATCAGAAAGAAGCCTTAGTTGCTGCAAAAGAGTGCTTACTTGCAGCTGTGAGGTCTGATCCTAAAGCCGCATCGATATGGGTCAATCTTGCAAATGCATATCACATGGCTGGTGAACATAGAAATTCAAAGAGGTGTTTGGAGCAG GCAGCAAAATTTGAACCCAATCATATGCCTGCTCGGTATGCTATTGCAGTTCACCGTATCAGAGATGCTGTAAGATCGCAATGTTCTGATGATCAGCTTATCTGGGCTGCAAATGAGATGGCAACGGTTCTAAAAGAAGGAGACACTTCAGTAGTTGATCTCCCGGTTGCATGGGCGGGGTTGGCAATGGCTCACAGGGCACAACATGAAATTGCAGCTGCTTATGATGGTGAGCAGGCAATTCTAAATGAGGCAGAAGAGCGAGCCCTTTATACACTAAAGCAG GCAATCCAAGAGGACCCAGATGATgctgttcaatggcatcagcttggCTTATACAATATGTGCACGACTCAGTTTAGTCGATCTGTAAATTTTCTCAAAGCTGCAATAGCTCGTTCCCCAGAATGCTGCTATGCTTGGTCTAATCTCG GTATTGCGTTGCAGTTATCGAATGATCCGTCCTCTGAAACTGTGTATAAACGGGCATTAGTGCTATCGTCCAGCCAGCAGTCGTACGCAATCCTCTCGAACATTGGGATCCTTTATCGGCAGCACAGGTTGTATGAACTTGCAAGAAAGATGTTATCCAGGTCTTTGGAAATTTGTCCTGGGTATGCACCAGCCAACAACAACCTGGGGCTTGTGTTTGTCGCGGAGGGCCGTTGGGAGGATGCTGTAAGCTGTTTCGAGAAGGCTGTCAAGTCTGACGACTTGCTTGATGCTGCCAAATCGAACTTGGCAAAAGCCCTTGCGTTGGCTAAGAAACAATAG